In one window of Cytophagaceae bacterium ABcell3 DNA:
- a CDS encoding toxin-antitoxin system YwqK family antitoxin: MKSIVFAFCLLPFLVSAQMQQDYYNNNVLAAEGNVKDGLKNGPWKYFDIHGNLSSEGSYLNDLEDGEWKEYFENGDVSLQAEYKEGKEHGHWKEFFVNGQTRVDGYFEEGKRNGAWKEFYSNGQIAIDGTFENEEKVGKWKEYWSNGQVKINGHFENGKREGEWKEYYENGNLYFESIYKNDLPNAMTKKYFPNGQLQREGAYIEGVEDGKWIEYFRNGKVYTKGEFKEGEEVGVWTEYYDNGNKKAVGEYKSNAMHGEWQFFYDNGEPKNKEVWEKGKLLSVTSYLNLKGMPIEAGTLEDGNGLRKVYDNRSRLVSEITYADGIPHGPAKSYYTTNRKVKSELTFKEGKEHGLMKEYHRNGKLAAETNYVNGKEHGPYKEYYSDGKIQIEGFYNEGEEDSLWVEYHKNGKVLSEGYYKNGYPDGEWTEYWNNDSIAAHGFYKDGKQEGLWKEFYIDGIPSSEGVFVKGLKEGEWKSWHENGKVAMEGFFIEGLEDGYWKIYHENGKLESEGNFAAGEENGVWKEYHDNGVLAATGKYNMGKEDGKWVYYYPNEKKKQEEVYENGRLINVLNVWSPEGKVMLKGSFQDGNGMLKNYDDYGNLSAEGPFKDGLPHGKWKYYHENGKISGEGPMEEGKREGYWKFYFDTGKKEAEGNYADDKMTGTWKIYSQGKLKEIKQFDDEEESDF; the protein is encoded by the coding sequence AGCAGAGGGTAATGTGAAAGATGGACTAAAAAATGGTCCTTGGAAATACTTTGACATTCACGGAAACCTTAGCTCAGAAGGAAGCTACCTCAACGATTTGGAAGATGGTGAATGGAAGGAGTATTTTGAAAATGGAGATGTGTCGCTACAGGCGGAATATAAAGAAGGTAAAGAACACGGCCATTGGAAGGAGTTCTTTGTAAATGGCCAGACACGGGTAGATGGTTATTTTGAGGAAGGAAAAAGAAACGGTGCCTGGAAGGAGTTTTATTCTAATGGGCAAATTGCTATTGATGGGACTTTTGAAAATGAAGAAAAGGTAGGTAAATGGAAAGAGTACTGGTCCAACGGGCAAGTTAAAATAAACGGACATTTTGAGAACGGAAAGCGTGAAGGGGAGTGGAAAGAATATTATGAAAATGGTAACCTATATTTTGAGTCTATATATAAGAATGACCTTCCAAATGCAATGACTAAAAAGTATTTTCCTAATGGGCAATTGCAAAGAGAAGGTGCTTATATAGAAGGTGTAGAAGATGGTAAATGGATTGAGTATTTTCGCAATGGAAAGGTCTATACCAAAGGGGAATTTAAAGAAGGAGAAGAAGTAGGGGTTTGGACAGAGTATTATGATAACGGTAACAAAAAAGCTGTTGGAGAATATAAAAGCAATGCCATGCATGGAGAATGGCAGTTTTTTTATGACAATGGCGAACCAAAAAACAAGGAAGTTTGGGAGAAAGGAAAGCTTTTGAGTGTAACCTCGTACTTAAACTTGAAAGGAATGCCGATCGAAGCCGGTACTTTGGAGGATGGAAACGGACTGCGCAAAGTGTATGATAACAGAAGTCGTTTGGTTTCTGAAATTACCTATGCAGACGGTATACCGCATGGTCCGGCCAAGTCTTACTACACAACCAACCGAAAGGTTAAGTCTGAGCTTACTTTTAAAGAAGGTAAGGAGCATGGTCTTATGAAAGAGTATCATAGGAACGGGAAACTTGCTGCGGAAACTAATTATGTAAACGGTAAAGAACACGGCCCTTATAAAGAATATTATTCTGATGGTAAAATCCAGATAGAAGGCTTTTATAATGAAGGAGAAGAGGACAGCCTTTGGGTAGAATACCATAAAAATGGGAAAGTATTGAGCGAAGGCTATTACAAGAACGGTTACCCTGATGGCGAATGGACTGAGTATTGGAATAACGACTCCATAGCCGCCCATGGTTTTTATAAAGATGGTAAGCAAGAAGGACTTTGGAAAGAATTCTATATTGATGGCATACCGTCCAGCGAGGGTGTTTTTGTTAAAGGCTTGAAAGAAGGCGAATGGAAGAGCTGGCACGAAAACGGGAAAGTGGCCATGGAAGGTTTTTTTATAGAAGGGCTAGAAGATGGATATTGGAAAATTTATCATGAAAATGGCAAGCTCGAATCGGAAGGCAATTTTGCGGCAGGGGAGGAAAATGGTGTATGGAAGGAATACCATGACAATGGTGTGCTAGCAGCTACAGGAAAATACAATATGGGCAAAGAAGATGGCAAGTGGGTTTACTACTATCCTAATGAAAAGAAAAAGCAGGAAGAAGTGTATGAAAATGGCCGTTTGATCAATGTTCTTAATGTTTGGTCGCCAGAAGGTAAAGTGATGTTGAAAGGGAGCTTTCAAGACGGAAATGGCATGTTGAAGAATTATGATGATTATGGAAACCTATCTGCTGAAGGCCCTTTTAAAGATGGACTCCCTCATGGAAAATGGAAGTATTACCATGAAAATGGAAAAATTAGTGGAGAGGGGCCTATGGAAGAGGGGAAAAGAGAAGGATATTGGAAGTTTTACTTTGATACCGGCAAGAAAGAAGCAGAAGGAAACTATGCAGATGATAAAATGACCGGAACTTGGAAAATTTACTCACAAGGTAAATTAAAAGAAATTAAACAGTTTGACGATGAAGAAGAGTCTGATTTTTAG
- a CDS encoding toxin-antitoxin system YwqK family antitoxin encodes MKKSLIFSVFIFLCFTSLAQEVVKTHYDNGTVKEEGVLIDGERDGLWKFYFPDGSLNMEETYDSGELHGKVKTWDIDGNLVSVGMWKNGLEEDSSFIYYPNGNIKREGVFEKGLYEGEWVNYYENGAIKSKGNYVLGKPDGRWFFYTAKGKLSYEGHYKRGVEEGLWKEYDEKGRLYMEGEMKEGERVGEWKVFKANGKVKSTVEY; translated from the coding sequence ATGAAGAAGAGTCTGATTTTTAGTGTCTTTATTTTTCTTTGTTTCACAAGCCTGGCGCAGGAAGTTGTTAAAACCCACTATGACAACGGTACTGTTAAGGAAGAAGGGGTGCTTATAGATGGTGAGAGGGACGGGCTTTGGAAATTTTATTTTCCAGACGGCTCTTTAAATATGGAAGAAACTTATGATTCGGGTGAACTGCATGGGAAAGTTAAAACCTGGGACATAGATGGGAACCTTGTGTCTGTAGGAATGTGGAAAAACGGACTGGAAGAAGACTCCTCTTTTATTTATTATCCAAACGGCAATATAAAAAGAGAAGGTGTTTTTGAAAAAGGCTTATATGAGGGTGAGTGGGTTAACTATTATGAGAATGGAGCCATTAAATCAAAAGGGAATTATGTCTTAGGCAAACCAGATGGACGGTGGTTTTTCTATACAGCCAAAGGAAAACTGTCTTACGAGGGACATTACAAAAGAGGGGTAGAGGAAGGACTTTGGAAGGAGTACGATGAGAAAGGACGATTGTATATGGAAGGTGAAATGAAAGAAGGAGAGCGGGTAGGGGAGTGGAAGGTTTTTAAAGCCAATGGAAAGGTAAAAAGTACGGTGGAGTATTAG
- a CDS encoding RHS repeat-associated core domain-containing protein yields the protein MAGCYRYGYNGKELDTEGMGGGGATYDYGFRIYNPQIGKFLSVDPLMAYFPMLTPYQYASNTPIKSIDLDGLESLDYREGDEFVWRSAGIGKVQLITPDTYGLEKNTPEWKQYVAAFYQFHLHNASAGETLDLLSEKYGVSKNQIKQFNPGIDNNLANGQCIVIPPTPEDIETLLNDKDVTNYYTNLHRMKFIKANMSHVLEKMIANNSALLQIEERKRYIIQAASADVGLSLTPGIGQVKSIIEIYIGKNVTYYVAFEVLKGEKVDEFSNLDYFQNTLDVLLPGVKALSTAGKLIKLENSTIQLIEVSGNVNSVINVSRGANSTIEEKKSK from the coding sequence ATGGCGGGGTGTTATAGGTATGGGTATAACGGTAAGGAGCTAGACACTGAAGGAATGGGCGGCGGCGGAGCTACTTATGACTACGGGTTTAGGATATATAACCCACAGATAGGTAAGTTTTTGAGTGTGGATCCTTTAATGGCCTATTTCCCAATGTTAACACCTTATCAATATGCCTCTAATACACCTATTAAATCAATTGATTTAGATGGACTGGAATCTTTAGACTACAGAGAGGGCGATGAATTTGTGTGGAGAAGCGCTGGCATAGGAAAAGTTCAATTAATTACTCCTGATACTTATGGTCTTGAAAAGAATACTCCTGAGTGGAAACAATATGTAGCCGCATTTTATCAGTTTCATCTCCATAATGCTTCTGCAGGAGAAACTCTTGATCTTTTATCTGAAAAATATGGGGTATCTAAAAATCAAATTAAACAATTTAATCCTGGTATTGATAATAATTTAGCTAATGGACAGTGTATTGTGATTCCTCCAACACCAGAGGATATAGAAACTTTACTTAATGATAAAGACGTGACAAATTATTATACCAATCTTCATCGGATGAAGTTCATAAAAGCTAATATGTCACACGTCCTTGAAAAAATGATTGCTAACAATTCTGCTTTATTGCAAATTGAAGAAAGGAAGAGATATATAATACAAGCAGCTTCTGCAGATGTTGGATTATCCCTGACTCCTGGGATTGGGCAGGTGAAATCTATAATTGAAATTTACATTGGAAAAAATGTCACATACTATGTTGCATTCGAAGTATTAAAAGGTGAAAAGGTAGACGAGTTTAGTAATTTGGATTACTTTCAAAATACTTTAGATGTATTGCTGCCTGGTGTTAAGGCTTTAAGTACAGCAGGAAAATTAATTAAACTGGAAAACTCTACAATTCAATTAATTGAGGTGTCAGGAAACGTGAACTCTGTCATTAATGTAAGTAGGGGAGCAAATAGTACTATAGAAGAGAAAAAAAGTAAATAA
- a CDS encoding OmpA family protein: MKYHYSFFLFFLVVASGLKAQSFSLEDSVFQNGQTHIVRNLYFDYDKCNIRNDASIILDSLAEFLKKNQNVKMEIGVHTDTRGSEMYSRRLSQKRAESIVNYLVERGINKQRLTPKGYEGSNPLIPDVEIKKMALEEQEKAHFVNRRVECKIIDTNF; this comes from the coding sequence ATGAAATACCACTATTCATTTTTTCTGTTTTTTCTGGTAGTTGCATCAGGCCTTAAAGCTCAAAGTTTTTCTTTAGAGGATTCTGTTTTTCAAAACGGTCAGACTCATATAGTTCGTAACTTATACTTTGATTATGATAAATGCAATATACGGAATGACGCTAGCATCATTCTAGATAGTTTGGCTGAATTCCTAAAGAAAAACCAAAATGTGAAGATGGAAATTGGGGTACATACTGACACACGGGGTTCTGAAATGTATTCTAGACGTTTGAGCCAAAAACGTGCTGAGTCGATAGTTAATTACCTTGTTGAACGAGGGATAAACAAGCAACGGTTAACGCCCAAAGGTTATGAAGGGTCTAATCCTTTGATCCCGGATGTGGAAATAAAAAAAATGGCTTTAGAAGAACAAGAAAAAGCTCATTTTGTCAATAGAAGAGTCGAATGTAAAATTATTGATACTAATTTTTAG
- a CDS encoding ISAs1 family transposase, which translates to MSEPRRTIKGNFKYPLQEILFLCVSAVVSNAGDWHEIVTFGKEKIEWLRKFFPYRNGVPSHDTLERVFAKIVPDEFGECFVEWASTMFRPVENETINIDGKRIRGSYDSRKGANALHMVSAYATANHLTLGQLAVPDKSNEITAIPKLLDMITVENTTVTIDAMGCQKDITEKIIRKNGDYVIAVKNNQKELFQQIDRVFEKQGVADVHKQIDTGHGRLESRTCKLINDLRFIDAAHQWCGIKSVARLESERYNKLTGKQEQQVRYYISSHDKTAEWLNGTIRNHWAIENKLHWSLDVVFGEDSSRRRKGYTAQNFHILNKVSLILLQKHKSKETKPKKRYKAIFNDAFREEILDVF; encoded by the coding sequence GTGTCAGAACCAAGAAGAACCATCAAAGGCAATTTCAAATATCCGCTGCAGGAGATCCTGTTTCTGTGCGTAAGTGCCGTTGTCAGCAATGCGGGGGACTGGCATGAGATTGTTACATTCGGCAAAGAAAAAATTGAATGGCTACGTAAATTTTTCCCTTACCGTAACGGTGTCCCTTCGCACGATACCCTGGAAAGGGTATTTGCAAAGATAGTACCGGATGAGTTTGGCGAGTGTTTTGTAGAGTGGGCATCAACCATGTTCAGGCCAGTCGAAAACGAGACAATCAATATTGACGGGAAGCGAATCCGTGGATCGTATGACAGCAGAAAGGGCGCCAATGCATTGCACATGGTATCGGCTTATGCCACCGCTAACCATCTTACCCTCGGTCAATTGGCCGTGCCAGACAAAAGCAACGAGATCACAGCCATCCCCAAGCTTCTGGATATGATAACTGTTGAAAACACAACAGTGACAATAGATGCCATGGGCTGCCAAAAAGATATTACGGAAAAAATAATCCGGAAAAACGGTGACTATGTAATTGCTGTAAAGAACAACCAGAAAGAGCTATTCCAGCAAATAGATAGGGTATTTGAAAAACAGGGGGTTGCAGATGTGCACAAACAGATAGACACGGGACATGGCAGGTTGGAGAGCCGCACCTGCAAACTGATAAATGACCTGAGGTTCATAGATGCAGCACATCAATGGTGCGGCATAAAGTCAGTGGCAAGGTTAGAGTCAGAGCGCTATAACAAGCTTACAGGAAAGCAGGAGCAACAGGTGAGGTATTATATAAGCAGCCATGACAAGACCGCTGAATGGCTTAACGGTACAATACGCAACCACTGGGCAATTGAAAACAAGCTGCACTGGAGCCTGGATGTGGTTTTTGGGGAAGATAGTTCCAGAAGAAGAAAGGGGTATACAGCACAAAACTTCCACATCTTGAATAAAGTGTCCCTGATCTTGCTACAAAAACATAAATCTAAGGAAACAAAGCCAAAAAAAAGGTATAAAGCAATATTCAACGATGCTTTTAGGGAAGAAATTTTAGATGTTTTCTAA